Genomic DNA from Phycisphaerales bacterium AB-hyl4:
AATCTGGAAGGCCAGCGCGAAACGCTCGCGATTACGCGCATGCGTTTGGACGCCGGGTTGGTCAGCGACCTTGATGTCACGCGCGCCCGAGCACAGGTGCGTACGACCGAGTCGCAGATCCCGGCGTTGGAAAGCGCGGCGAGGCAGTCCATTCATGCGTTGAGCGTATTGCTTGCCGAGCCGCCGACGACGCTGGTGGCGGCGTTGTCTATGAGCAGGCCGATGCTGGCCGCGCCGGATGACGTGCCCGTCGGCTTGCCATCGGAGTTGTTGCGACGTCGGCCTGACATTCGCCGAGCCGAGCGCGAACTGGCCTCGATCACTGCCCGGGTGGGTGTCGCCACGGCGGAGTTGTTCCCCCGTTTTTCGCTGACCGGCTCGCTGGGATTGTCCAGCTCGCAGTTCAGCGATCTTGGCGATTATGGCAGTCGATTCTGGTCGTTTGGTCCGAGCGTGAGCTGGCCGGTGTTCGACTTCGGCCGCATCCGTAGCAACATTGACGTGCAGTCGGCTCGCGAGGAGCAGGCGCTGCTGCGCTACGAACAGGTTGTGCTCACCAGTTTGCGCGAAGTGGAGGATGCTCTGGTTGCCTTCACAAAGGAGCAGTCACGCCGCGTAGCACTCGCCTCAGCGGTTGATGATAACCGTCGCGCCGCCGAACTTGCTGACGAACTTTACCAACAGGGTCTTACCGACTTTCTCAGCGTTCTTCAGTCACAGCGCGATCTGTTGATATCGGAGGACGCATTGGTACAAAGCGATCGCGCGGTGGTGACGCAACTGGTGAGCCTGTACAAAGCGCTCGGCGG
This window encodes:
- a CDS encoding efflux transporter outer membrane subunit, whose product is MNMQNFQTNWMTHLITVTATVMVGGCTVGPDYESPTIDMPATWGSLSDEAVVDDHAVIPTSESKSLATWWLAFEDETLSALIERAVRTNLDLHVAQVRVREARARRGIASADLLPTVFGGGAYTRSRTSANAYDDPTAGTEASLYQAGFDAIWEVDVFGGVRRNVEAAAADIAASIEDRRDVLVTLLAEVAQNYAELRSYQRRIAIAQANLEGQRETLAITRMRLDAGLVSDLDVTRARAQVRTTESQIPALESAARQSIHALSVLLAEPPTTLVAALSMSRPMLAAPDDVPVGLPSELLRRRPDIRRAERELASITARVGVATAELFPRFSLTGSLGLSSSQFSDLGDYGSRFWSFGPSVSWPVFDFGRIRSNIDVQSAREEQALLRYEQVVLTSLREVEDALVAFTKEQSRRVALASAVDDNRRAAELADELYQQGLTDFLSVLQSQRDLLISEDALVQSDRAVVTQLVSLYKALGGGWEAETMVY